Proteins encoded within one genomic window of Acomys russatus chromosome 5, mAcoRus1.1, whole genome shotgun sequence:
- the Stx4 gene encoding syntaxin-4, with translation MRDRTHELRQGDNSSDDEDEVRVALVVQPGTARLGSPDDEFFQKVQTIRQTMAKLESKVRELEKQQVTILATPLPEESMKQGLQNLREEIKQLGREVRAQLKAIEPQKEEADESYNSVNTRMRKTQHGVLSQQFVELINKCNATQSEYREKNVERIRRQLKITNAGMVSDEELEQMLDSGQSEVFVSNILKDTQVTRQALNEISARHSEIQQLERSIRELHEIFTFLATEVEMQGEMINRIEKNILSSADYVERGQEHVKIALENQKKARKKKVMIAICVSVTVLILAVIIGITITVG, from the exons ATGCGCGACAGGACCCACGAGTTGAGGCAG GGGGATAACAGCTCGGACGATGAAGATGAGGTTCGAGTCGCGCTGGTGGTGCAACCAGGTACCGCCAGGCTGGGCAGCCCAGACGACGAGTTCTTCCAGAAG GTCCAGACAATTCGGCAGACTATGGCCAAACTGGAGAGTAAAGTCCGAGAGTTGGAGAAACAGCAGGTCACCATCCTGGCCACGCCTCTTCCCGAGGAGA GCATGAAGCAGGGCCTGCAGAACCTGCGCGAGGAGATCAAACAGCTGGGGAGAGAGGTCCGGGCACAACTAAAAG CCATAGAGCCTCAGAAGGAAGAAGCTGATGAGAGTTATAACTCAGTCAACACAAGAATGAGGAAAACCCAG CATGGTGTCCTGTCCCAGCAATTTGTTGAGCTCATCAACAAGTGCAACGCAACGCAGTCCGAATACCGAGAGAAGAACGTGGAACGCATCCGGAGGCAGCTGAAGATCA CCAATGCTGGCATGGTGTCTGATGAGGAGCTGGAACAGATGCTCGACAGTGGGCAGAGCGAGGTGTTCGTGTCTAAC ATCCTGAAGGACACACAGGTGACACGACAGGCCCTGAACGAGATCTCGGCGCGACACAGTGAGATCCAGCAATTGGAGCGCAGTATCCGCGAGCTCCATGAGATCTTCACCTTTCTGGCTACGGAGGTGGAGATGCAG GGGGAGATGATCAACCGAATCGAGAAGAACATTCTGAGCTCAGCGGACTATGTGGAACGTGGGCAAGAGCACGTCAAGATAGCCTTGGAGAACCAGAAGAAGGCGAGGAAG AAAAAAGTCATGATTgccatctgtgtctctgtcactgtcctcATCTTGGCTGTCATCATTGGCATCACCATAACCGTTGGATAA